Proteins from a genomic interval of Chitinophagales bacterium:
- a CDS encoding murein L,D-transpeptidase catalytic domain family protein has translation MKKILRIGIFVVLVSILSSLPHTSHLSNLGNANTANSIEAQLVQFEDYAKDTYEKAGLEAKGLDFYVFKSGVTGFYNLMKQGQIMPHKSIVSIIDFRKPSFEKRMYIVDLNQKKLLKQTFVAHGKNTGLIYATNFSNAHNSLQSSLGFYKTDNPYQGDFGYSLRLDGMEVDFNDQARSRAIVLHGADFVGQSFVNRYGRCGRSYGCPAVPLEDTYNIINTIKGGNCLFIYKDDLYYLNESKLLNTYEAASFFAQK, from the coding sequence TTGAAAAAAATTTTACGCATTGGGATTTTTGTTGTTTTAGTATCTATTCTTAGCAGTCTGCCCCACACTTCTCATCTCTCCAATTTAGGCAATGCAAACACTGCCAATTCGATTGAAGCACAACTAGTACAGTTTGAAGACTATGCAAAAGATACCTATGAAAAAGCAGGGCTCGAAGCAAAAGGACTAGACTTTTATGTGTTCAAATCAGGTGTGACAGGCTTCTACAATTTAATGAAACAAGGGCAAATCATGCCCCACAAAAGTATTGTTTCGATTATAGACTTCCGTAAACCTTCTTTTGAGAAGAGAATGTATATTGTAGATTTGAATCAGAAAAAATTGTTGAAGCAAACTTTTGTAGCTCATGGAAAAAACACAGGGTTGATTTATGCTACCAACTTCTCCAATGCACATAACTCACTGCAAAGTAGCCTTGGGTTTTACAAAACGGACAATCCCTATCAAGGCGATTTTGGATATTCACTAAGATTAGACGGAATGGAAGTCGACTTCAATGACCAAGCTCGTAGCCGAGCCATCGTATTACATGGAGCAGATTTTGTCGGACAATCATTTGTAAACAGATATGGCCGATGTGGAAGAAGTTATGGCTGTCCAGCAGTTCCATTAGAAGATACCTACAACATTATCAACACGATTAAAGGCGGTAACTGCTTATTCATTTACAAAGATGATTTGTATTACCTCAATGAATCTAAATTGCTCAATACCTACGAAGCAGCAAGTTTCTTTGCTCAAAAATAA
- a CDS encoding CBS domain-containing protein has protein sequence MTRKLIYAKTNNAFSEILQLFLSKNIHHLPIMNDDDELIGIVSSHDVLNALSNLIYRPNQKIDIDNVDEEVKIEDIMTSNPTVISPEETLGNAAIIFATHKFQALPIVDGSGKLQGILTSRDIVNEFAVNR, from the coding sequence ATGACAAGGAAGTTGATTTATGCAAAAACCAACAATGCTTTTTCAGAAATCCTTCAATTGTTTCTAAGCAAAAATATTCACCACCTACCCATTATGAATGACGATGATGAGTTAATTGGCATTGTTAGTTCACATGATGTACTGAATGCTTTAAGCAACCTAATCTATCGTCCTAATCAAAAAATAGATATTGATAATGTAGATGAAGAAGTAAAGATTGAAGACATTATGACTTCAAACCCAACTGTTATCTCTCCTGAAGAAACATTGGGGAATGCTGCGATTATTTTTGCAACGCATAAATTTCAGGCACTTCCTATTGTGGATGGGTCTGGGAAGTTACAAGGTATTCTTACTTCAAGAGATATAGTAAACGAGTTTGCTGTCAATAGGTAA
- a CDS encoding SDR family NAD(P)-dependent oxidoreductase, with protein sequence MLQLTKKFSSKRAFITGAASGLGKEMSLLLAKDGWTIGMSDINETALAQAAKSVTDAGGKALTYQLDVADEQQYTSVVDAYLAKTSGIDVLINNAGVGDGGGIDEYSLDNWRWMIGINQMGVLYGCYLFVPAMKRQKSGHIINIASAAAFASSPKMGAYNMTKAAVRSLSETLSIELDGDNIDVSVVMPTFIKTNIMQYARGTEQATKTGKELLNRTNVTAQVAAIEILTRAGKGELNIVFPREAKIFYALKRFMPNTFRKLIMKRFSEFEKELEI encoded by the coding sequence ATGCTTCAATTAACCAAAAAATTTTCTTCAAAAAGAGCTTTCATCACAGGTGCTGCCTCTGGCTTGGGCAAAGAAATGAGTCTTCTGCTCGCAAAAGATGGTTGGACTATCGGCATGAGCGACATCAATGAAACAGCTTTGGCTCAGGCTGCAAAGTCGGTGACGGATGCAGGAGGAAAGGCCTTGACCTATCAACTGGATGTGGCTGACGAACAGCAATATACATCGGTAGTAGATGCTTATTTGGCCAAAACTTCGGGCATTGATGTATTGATTAACAATGCGGGTGTGGGCGATGGTGGCGGTATTGACGAATATTCGCTGGACAATTGGCGGTGGATGATTGGCATCAATCAAATGGGGGTTTTGTATGGTTGCTATCTTTTTGTGCCTGCCATGAAACGGCAAAAAAGTGGTCATATTATCAACATTGCAAGTGCAGCAGCGTTTGCTTCTTCACCCAAAATGGGGGCTTACAATATGACAAAGGCAGCCGTTCGTTCGCTTTCGGAGACCCTTTCGATTGAACTGGATGGCGATAATATTGATGTGTCGGTGGTAATGCCTACTTTTATCAAAACTAATATCATGCAGTATGCTCGTGGAACAGAACAGGCTACCAAAACGGGCAAGGAATTGTTGAATCGAACGAATGTCACTGCTCAAGTAGCAGCAATTGAAATTTTGACAAGAGCTGGAAAAGGGGAATTGAATATTGTATTTCCTAGAGAGGCAAAGATTTTCTATGCTTTGAAGCGGTTTATGCCCAATACTTTTAGAAAGTTGATTATGAAACGTTTCAGCGAATTTGAAAAGGAGTTGGAGATATAA
- a CDS encoding Uma2 family endonuclease has translation MADPALKQYGLLEYLEMEEYSEEKHEYHDGFIKAMSGGTLDHSTITSNVVACIREESLKQGGKCRPANGDLKVYIEGVNKSFYPDAMAICEEAEFHLGRKDIITNPTLIVEVLSKGTEAFDRGKKFRCYQKLPSFKEYILVSQDQPVVEGYFREDESLWRISNAVGLDKSIPFYSMGCEVQLKDIYAFINFSGDAQLKLDL, from the coding sequence ATGGCAGATCCAGCGTTGAAACAATATGGCCTACTTGAATATTTGGAAATGGAAGAATATTCAGAAGAAAAACACGAATACCACGATGGTTTTATAAAAGCAATGTCGGGTGGAACTCTTGACCACAGCACTATTACAAGTAATGTTGTCGCTTGTATTCGAGAAGAATCATTGAAGCAAGGTGGAAAATGCCGTCCTGCAAATGGGGATTTGAAGGTCTATATTGAAGGGGTCAATAAGAGTTTTTACCCCGATGCAATGGCGATTTGTGAGGAGGCTGAGTTTCATTTAGGGCGAAAAGACATCATTACCAATCCAACTTTAATTGTTGAAGTGCTTTCCAAAGGCACAGAAGCTTTTGATAGAGGGAAGAAATTTCGGTGCTATCAAAAACTCCCTTCCTTCAAAGAATACATACTCGTTTCGCAAGACCAACCTGTTGTTGAAGGATACTTCCGAGAAGATGAAAGCCTTTGGCGCATTTCCAATGCTGTTGGCTTAGACAAAAGTATTCCTTTTTATTCGATGGGTTGTGAAGTGCAATTGAAGGACATCTATGCTTTTATTAATTTTTCGGGAGATGCTCAACTGAAATTGGATTTGTAG
- the aspS gene encoding aspartate--tRNA ligase translates to MYRTHNCGELRLTNVGEHVTISGWVQIAREFGGMTFVDVRDRYGITQLVFDRSKDADLCDLADTLGREFVIQSTGTVRERSNKNPNIPTGSIEIDAKTLSILNKSKVPPFTIEEETDGGDELRMKYRYLDLRRPAVQRNIILRHQVAAETRKYLSEQGFLEIETPFLIKSTPEGARDFVVPSRMNAGQFYALPQSPQTFKQLLMVSGYDKYFQIVRCFRDEDLRADRQPEFTQIDCEMSFVTREDVLQTFEALLRHIMKTVKNIDLGEVERMAYDDAIRFYGIDKPDTRFGMKITELNELTQNKGFAVFDSAELVAGLCVEGAADYTRKQLDELTNWVKRPQIGAKGLVWVKCEENGGFNSSVKKFFNEEQSAEWAAKMGAKAGDLLLVISGETDKTRKQLGQLRLELGNRLGLRKADEFKALWVLDFPLLEWDEELEHYHACHHPFTRPKAGYENIENIAEIKAEAYDLCLNGNEIAGGSIRIHERDLQEKMFDLLGVGKEEAEEKFGFLMRAFEYGAPPHGGIAFGFDRLCALLGGQESIRDFIAFPKNNSGRDVMLNAPSPIEDLQYKELHIASAVVEK, encoded by the coding sequence ATGTATAGAACACACAATTGCGGCGAATTAAGACTTACCAATGTTGGTGAGCATGTTACCATCAGTGGATGGGTACAGATAGCACGAGAGTTTGGTGGAATGACCTTCGTAGATGTACGAGACCGTTATGGGATTACCCAATTGGTTTTTGACCGCAGCAAAGATGCCGACTTGTGTGACCTTGCCGATACTTTAGGAAGAGAATTTGTGATTCAATCAACAGGAACTGTTCGGGAACGAAGCAACAAGAACCCCAACATACCAACAGGCAGTATTGAGATTGATGCCAAAACATTGTCCATCCTCAACAAGTCGAAAGTGCCGCCTTTCACCATTGAAGAAGAAACCGATGGAGGTGACGAACTTCGCATGAAATACCGCTACCTCGACCTTCGACGACCTGCTGTTCAGCGCAACATCATTTTGCGCCATCAAGTAGCTGCCGAAACACGCAAATACTTATCAGAACAGGGTTTCCTTGAAATCGAAACGCCTTTCCTCATCAAAAGTACACCAGAAGGAGCAAGGGATTTTGTCGTTCCTTCAAGGATGAACGCTGGACAATTTTATGCTTTGCCACAATCTCCTCAAACCTTCAAGCAGTTGTTGATGGTGTCAGGTTATGACAAGTATTTCCAAATCGTGCGTTGCTTCCGTGATGAAGATTTGCGGGCAGACCGTCAGCCAGAGTTTACCCAAATTGACTGTGAAATGTCTTTCGTGACTCGTGAGGATGTGCTGCAAACGTTTGAAGCCTTGCTTCGTCACATTATGAAGACAGTCAAAAACATTGACTTGGGCGAAGTCGAAAGAATGGCTTACGATGATGCGATTCGTTTTTATGGTATTGACAAACCCGATACCCGTTTTGGAATGAAAATTACAGAACTCAACGAACTGACTCAAAACAAAGGCTTTGCAGTATTTGACAGTGCCGAATTGGTGGCGGGTCTTTGTGTAGAAGGCGCAGCAGATTATACCCGCAAGCAATTGGACGAATTGACCAATTGGGTGAAACGCCCTCAAATTGGTGCAAAAGGTTTGGTGTGGGTGAAATGTGAGGAAAATGGAGGCTTCAATTCTTCGGTCAAAAAGTTCTTCAATGAGGAACAATCGGCTGAGTGGGCTGCAAAAATGGGCGCAAAAGCGGGCGATTTGTTGTTGGTGATTTCGGGTGAAACAGACAAAACCCGCAAACAATTGGGCCAACTTCGCTTGGAGTTGGGCAATCGTTTGGGTTTGCGAAAAGCAGACGAATTTAAGGCTCTTTGGGTTTTGGACTTTCCGTTGTTGGAGTGGGACGAAGAACTCGAACATTACCATGCTTGCCACCACCCTTTCACCCGTCCAAAAGCTGGCTACGAAAACATCGAAAACATTGCAGAAATCAAAGCGGAGGCCTATGACTTGTGCTTAAATGGCAATGAAATTGCAGGTGGCTCGATTCGTATTCATGAGCGAGATTTGCAGGAAAAAATGTTTGACCTCTTGGGCGTTGGTAAGGAAGAGGCAGAGGAAAAGTTTGGCTTTTTGATGCGGGCATTTGAGTATGGTGCGCCGCCTCATGGTGGTATTGCTTTTGGTTTTGACAGATTGTGTGCGCTTTTGGGTGGTCAAGAGAGCATCCGTGACTTTATCGCTTTCCCTAAAAACAACAGTGGTCGGGATGTGATGTTGAATGCACCTTCTCCGATTGAAGACTTACAGTACAAGGAATTGCATATTGCTTCAGCGGTTGTGGAGAAGTAA
- a CDS encoding DUF4240 domain-containing protein gives MQANFKLTLEELTPDFLEQLKVLFSGNANTGVQIVVNPQLTPDATSTLEVMNEDLFWELIATLDWGQEDVEEVSTAIIDVLSKKSLADIYQFEEILADKLYQLDGQKYAENIGEHAYQDGEYFSSDHFLYARCWVVACGKTFYQSVLSNPSQMPKDSTFEPLLYIAEKAYELKTAKTDYAYFPQKSYETYSNKEAWGREKEKETVVL, from the coding sequence ATGCAAGCAAATTTTAAATTGACGTTAGAGGAATTGACTCCCGATTTTTTGGAGCAATTGAAGGTTTTGTTTTCAGGTAATGCCAATACGGGAGTCCAAATTGTAGTAAACCCCCAATTGACACCAGACGCTACTTCTACTTTAGAAGTGATGAACGAAGATTTATTTTGGGAATTGATAGCTACTTTGGATTGGGGACAAGAAGATGTAGAAGAAGTGAGTACAGCTATAATTGACGTATTATCCAAAAAATCATTAGCGGATATTTACCAATTTGAAGAAATCTTAGCTGATAAGCTTTATCAATTGGATGGTCAAAAATATGCCGAAAATATTGGAGAACATGCTTATCAAGACGGAGAATATTTTTCAAGTGACCACTTTTTATATGCCAGATGTTGGGTAGTTGCTTGTGGTAAAACATTTTATCAAAGTGTGCTGTCCAATCCTTCCCAAATGCCTAAAGATTCTACTTTTGAACCTCTACTATATATCGCTGAAAAAGCCTACGAACTAAAAACAGCCAAAACCGATTATGCTTATTTTCCTCAAAAAAGCTATGAAACATATAGTAACAAAGAAGCTTGGGGCAGAGAAAAAGAAAAGGAAACAGTGGTATTATGA
- the gyrA gene encoding DNA gyrase subunit A, giving the protein MAIDGNIIQINIEEEMKSAYIDYSMSVIVSRALPDVRDGLKPVQRRVLFSMSDLGLGAGKPYKKSARIVGECFVAGTLVSTPKGLIPIEDLEIGAEVYTQSGTQKITQLYIMPKQPLLEVETSNGAVNVCTKGQMFKVFTPNLTMVWKEAKNIQIGDYIVSRSISKTNTEYSSINNLNIDEDLGYFLGHFLADGWIDRDNKRGYHRISFANNSIEIMEEVQRIIKVKFDENSNISSRNGMFYLRIHNTKLNSWLIETLGISNKLAHNIEVPNYILQSPKSVICAFISGFIDGDGSIHKNRNSATLFSISEKFIRQIQALFINLGIYSTIYAQECKPTKWKNRVFKRNFIGYSLEISSNSFQKLSESINLIHPKKQNRLKVEGRLLVEKYEKLPFMSKAIFQEFRDKHIGGGWYEGKDGKKIRAGVKYPNGTKIRYSKDLLDSVDIYYATLERLGILKKLEAIDSEYYSLVSDWIENGISFMEVKSVKEAHSDITYDIQVANEHEFIANGMLVHNCLGKYHPHGDSSVYDAMVRMAQPWSLRYPLVDGQGNFGSVDGDNSAAMRYTEARLKRITEDILTDIEKDTVNFRLNFDDSLEEPTVLPSKIPNLLVNGATGIAVGMATNMLPHNLTEIVDGIVAYIDNPEIDIDGLMEYVKAPDFPTGGTIYGYEGIKEGFKTGRGRIVVRGRSEIELYGKNNERERIIVTEIPYQVNKARLIEKTAELVNSKRIEGITAIRDESDRNGMRIVYEIRRDANAQVVLNQLYSYTYLQSSFGVNNVCLVNGRPRLLNLKELMKYFVEFRHEVVIRRTQYDLRQAEKRAHLLEGYLIALDHLDEIIKLIRGSQSPDIAKQGLMDNFGLSDIQAKAILDMRLQRLTAMERDKIKNDYEEVQQKIAHLNEILANEPMRMGIIKDELAEVKAKYGDVRKTDIVAAEGEMSIEDLTNNEQVVVSISHLGYMKRTSLTEYREQNRGGKGSKGSATRDEDFVEHLFIGSTHDYLLVFTEQGRCHWLRMYNVPEGSKTSKGRPIQNIVQLPKEDKARAYLTVTDLTDEDILNNHYVMFCTKYGVIKKTPLKAFSRPRQNGINAIGINEGDRLLEVKLTNGHCDVVMGIRSGRAIRFPEDTVRSMGRNATGVRGIRLKENSNDEVVGMLCIDRRFAHDTTVLVVSEKGYGKRTDLEEYRVTNRGGKGVKTINVTTKTGNLIAMKDVVDENGLMIINKSGISIRMSVADISTSGRATQGVRLINLNDDDDIASVAKIPASEEDDNVGSEDNPISSELNDISETEMENTPPEN; this is encoded by the coding sequence ATGGCTATTGACGGAAATATTATACAAATCAATATAGAGGAGGAAATGAAGTCCGCCTATATTGATTACTCTATGTCGGTGATTGTATCACGTGCGCTGCCTGATGTAAGGGATGGATTGAAGCCTGTACAAAGAAGGGTGCTTTTTAGTATGTCGGATTTGGGATTGGGAGCAGGAAAACCTTATAAAAAATCGGCGAGAATCGTTGGGGAATGTTTTGTTGCTGGCACTCTGGTTAGCACTCCAAAAGGATTGATTCCCATTGAAGATTTGGAGATAGGGGCAGAAGTTTATACTCAATCGGGTACACAAAAAATCACCCAACTGTACATCATGCCCAAACAGCCTTTATTGGAGGTAGAAACGAGCAATGGGGCGGTGAATGTTTGTACGAAAGGGCAGATGTTTAAGGTTTTTACTCCTAATTTAACAATGGTTTGGAAAGAAGCTAAGAACATACAAATAGGTGATTATATTGTAAGTCGCTCTATTTCAAAAACTAATACAGAGTATTCATCAATCAATAATTTAAATATTGATGAAGACTTAGGCTATTTTTTAGGACACTTTTTAGCTGATGGTTGGATTGACAGAGATAATAAGCGAGGATATCATAGAATTAGTTTTGCTAACAACTCCATAGAAATTATGGAGGAGGTTCAGCGTATTATCAAGGTTAAATTTGACGAGAATTCAAACATTTCTAGTAGAAATGGTATGTTTTACCTTAGAATACACAATACAAAATTAAATAGCTGGCTAATTGAGACATTGGGGATTTCTAATAAATTAGCACATAATATTGAAGTACCTAATTATATTTTGCAGTCCCCTAAATCTGTTATTTGCGCTTTCATTTCGGGATTTATTGATGGAGATGGTTCAATTCATAAAAATAGAAATAGTGCAACCTTATTTTCTATTTCTGAGAAATTTATACGACAAATACAAGCTTTATTTATAAACTTAGGTATTTACAGTACCATTTATGCACAAGAATGTAAACCTACAAAATGGAAGAATCGAGTATTCAAACGAAATTTTATTGGATACTCCTTAGAAATATCAAGTAACTCTTTCCAAAAACTATCAGAATCTATAAACCTAATTCACCCTAAAAAACAAAATCGCTTAAAGGTCGAAGGAAGACTTTTAGTTGAAAAATATGAAAAGTTGCCTTTTATGAGTAAAGCCATTTTTCAAGAATTTAGAGATAAACATATAGGCGGTGGTTGGTATGAAGGAAAAGACGGGAAAAAAATAAGAGCAGGCGTTAAATATCCAAATGGAACAAAAATCAGATATTCCAAAGACCTTTTGGATAGTGTTGATATTTATTATGCGACACTTGAGAGATTGGGCATATTAAAAAAATTAGAAGCAATCGATTCTGAATACTACAGCCTTGTTTCAGATTGGATTGAAAATGGAATCTCTTTTATGGAAGTAAAATCCGTAAAAGAAGCTCACTCAGATATCACCTACGATATTCAAGTAGCCAATGAACATGAATTTATTGCCAATGGAATGTTGGTGCACAATTGTCTGGGAAAATACCACCCACATGGTGATTCTTCCGTATATGATGCAATGGTCCGAATGGCGCAGCCTTGGTCTTTGCGCTATCCTTTGGTGGATGGACAAGGAAACTTTGGTTCGGTAGATGGCGACAATTCTGCTGCAATGCGATATACGGAAGCCCGATTGAAGCGCATTACAGAAGATATTTTGACCGATATCGAAAAAGATACGGTTAATTTTCGACTGAATTTTGACGATAGTTTGGAAGAACCGACTGTGTTGCCTTCCAAAATTCCGAATTTGTTGGTGAATGGTGCTACGGGTATTGCAGTAGGGATGGCAACCAATATGTTGCCGCACAATTTGACCGAAATAGTAGATGGTATAGTAGCCTATATTGATAATCCTGAGATTGATATTGATGGCTTGATGGAATATGTCAAAGCACCTGACTTTCCAACAGGTGGAACGATTTATGGATATGAGGGCATTAAGGAAGGATTTAAAACAGGGCGTGGTCGAATCGTGGTGAGAGGTCGTTCTGAGATTGAGTTGTATGGTAAAAACAATGAACGGGAACGAATCATCGTGACGGAGATTCCCTATCAAGTCAATAAAGCGAGGCTGATTGAAAAAACGGCAGAATTGGTTAACTCCAAGCGCATTGAAGGCATTACTGCAATTCGGGATGAATCGGATAGAAACGGAATGAGGATTGTGTATGAAATTCGCAGAGATGCCAATGCTCAGGTTGTTCTAAATCAATTGTATAGCTATACGTATCTTCAATCTTCATTTGGAGTCAACAATGTGTGTTTGGTGAATGGTCGACCACGTTTGCTGAATTTGAAGGAATTGATGAAGTATTTTGTGGAATTCCGCCACGAAGTAGTGATTCGACGCACTCAATACGATTTGCGCCAAGCCGAAAAACGAGCGCATTTGTTAGAGGGCTACTTGATTGCGCTTGACCATTTGGACGAAATCATCAAATTGATTCGTGGTTCTCAAAGTCCTGATATTGCGAAGCAGGGTTTGATGGATAATTTTGGATTGAGTGATATTCAAGCAAAAGCGATTTTGGATATGCGTTTGCAGCGGTTGACGGCTATGGAGCGCGACAAAATCAAAAACGACTATGAGGAAGTTCAGCAAAAAATTGCTCACCTCAATGAAATTCTCGCCAATGAACCGATGAGAATGGGTATTATCAAAGATGAACTCGCAGAGGTGAAGGCCAAATATGGCGATGTACGCAAAACGGACATTGTGGCAGCGGAAGGTGAAATGAGCATTGAAGACTTGACAAACAATGAGCAGGTGGTTGTCTCTATTTCGCACTTAGGCTATATGAAACGCACAAGTTTGACGGAATACCGTGAGCAAAATAGGGGCGGAAAAGGGTCGAAAGGTTCGGCTACTCGTGATGAGGATTTTGTAGAGCATTTGTTTATCGGCTCGACCCACGATTATTTGTTGGTGTTTACCGAACAAGGACGCTGTCATTGGCTGCGAATGTACAATGTTCCAGAGGGCAGCAAAACGTCGAAAGGTCGTCCAATTCAAAACATTGTTCAGTTACCGAAAGAAGATAAAGCTCGTGCATATTTGACGGTAACGGACTTGACTGACGAAGATATTTTGAACAACCACTATGTTATGTTCTGTACCAAATATGGAGTGATTAAAAAAACACCTTTGAAGGCATTTTCTCGCCCACGCCAAAATGGTATCAATGCGATTGGTATCAATGAGGGCGATAGACTTTTGGAAGTGAAACTGACGAATGGTCATTGCGATGTAGTGATGGGCATTCGTTCTGGTCGTGCGATTCGTTTTCCAGAAGATACTGTCCGTTCGATGGGGCGCAATGCAACTGGAGTAAGGGGCATTCGATTGAAGGAAAATAGCAATGATGAAGTAGTAGGTATGCTGTGTATTGACCGAAGGTTTGCTCATGATACTACTGTATTGGTGGTTTCTGAAAAAGGCTATGGTAAACGGACGGATTTGGAGGAATATAGAGTGACCAACAGGGGGGGAAAGGGTGTTAAGACAATCAATGTGACTACCAAAACAGGTAATCTGATTGCGATGAAAGATGTGGTGGATGAAAATGGTTTGATGATTATAAATAAATCGGGGATTTCTATTCGGATGAGTGTTGCTGATATTTCTACAAGCGGAAGAGCTACACAAGGAGTTCGTTTGATTAACCTAAACGATGATGATGACATTGCTAGTGTGGCAAAAATTCCTGCCTCGGAGGAAGATGATAATGTGGGGTCTGAAGACAACCCAATATCTTCCGAATTGAATGATATATCTGAAACAGAGATGGAGAATACTCCTCCTGAAAATTAA
- a CDS encoding substrate-binding domain-containing protein, which produces MENNTIRIGGVPEHFNLPIHLAIEEESFSSKGIDLQWKTFKGGTGQMTTALREDKVDVCILLTEGIITDILRGNPSKIISNYVTSPLIWGVHTSADNSLYRYRDIFDKNYAISRFGSGSHLMAIVDADSKEQKIDESQFKIIRNLDGALESLAKQETDVFYWEKFTTKPYVDSGQLKRIGEFLTPWPCFVVAATDKILKEQPENIIEMLRVIHNSCRNFMQDNQAIQMVSERYGQKLKDVERWFHSTEWATHGWVSNKMLTSVVYSLQTAGILRENQETVDLVWRRE; this is translated from the coding sequence ATGGAAAATAACACCATACGCATTGGCGGCGTACCAGAACACTTCAATTTGCCGATTCATTTAGCCATTGAAGAAGAAAGTTTCAGTAGTAAAGGCATTGACCTTCAATGGAAAACCTTCAAAGGTGGAACAGGACAAATGACCACCGCTTTGAGAGAGGATAAAGTAGATGTATGTATTCTTTTGACAGAAGGGATTATTACAGACATCTTGCGGGGTAATCCGAGTAAGATTATCAGCAATTATGTGACTTCTCCTTTGATTTGGGGGGTTCATACATCGGCAGATAATTCTTTGTACCGCTACCGAGATATTTTTGACAAAAACTATGCTATCAGCCGTTTTGGGTCGGGTTCGCACTTGATGGCGATTGTAGATGCAGACAGCAAGGAACAAAAGATTGATGAGTCACAATTCAAAATCATCAGAAATTTGGATGGGGCTTTGGAGTCTTTGGCGAAGCAGGAAACAGATGTTTTTTATTGGGAAAAATTCACCACCAAACCCTACGTGGATTCGGGACAATTGAAGCGCATCGGTGAATTTCTTACGCCTTGGCCTTGTTTTGTGGTTGCAGCGACAGACAAAATTTTGAAGGAACAGCCTGAAAACATTATTGAAATGCTCAGAGTGATTCACAATTCTTGCCGCAATTTTATGCAGGATAATCAAGCGATTCAGATGGTAAGCGAACGATATGGTCAAAAATTGAAGGATGTAGAGCGTTGGTTTCATAGTACAGAATGGGCTACGCACGGCTGGGTAAGCAATAAAATGCTGACGAGTGTGGTGTATTCGCTTCAAACTGCGGGAATTCTGAGAGAGAATCAAGAGACCGTGGATTTGGTTTGGCGAAGGGAATGA
- the tsaD gene encoding tRNA (adenosine(37)-N6)-threonylcarbamoyltransferase complex transferase subunit TsaD, whose translation MTKLPTLLAIESSCDDTSAAVIKGGKVLSNIVANQEVHKEWGGVVPELASRAHQQHIVPVVAQALKKAGITKEDLDGVAFTLGPGLIGSLMVGTAFAKGLSLGLKIPMITVNHMRAHVLAHFIEDPKPNFPFLCLTVSGGHTQIVRINSPMDMQVVGETLDDAAGEAFDKTAKIMGLPYPGGPLVDKYAKLGNPKAYTFPQPKSKGGFNFSFSGLKTAILYFLQREMALNEHFIEENLHDICASVQYTIVTILLKQLEKAAKHFRITEIAIAGGVSANSELRSRFEELGKRKGWNTYIPQFQYCTDNAGMIAMTAHYQYLEGDFAEQSVVPMARFGI comes from the coding sequence ATGACGAAACTTCCTACATTGCTTGCCATAGAGTCTTCTTGTGATGATACTTCCGCCGCTGTAATCAAAGGTGGAAAGGTGTTGAGCAACATTGTTGCCAACCAAGAAGTACACAAAGAATGGGGCGGAGTCGTTCCTGAATTGGCTTCAAGGGCGCATCAACAACACATTGTTCCTGTAGTAGCACAGGCATTGAAGAAAGCAGGTATCACCAAAGAAGACTTGGACGGAGTCGCCTTTACACTTGGCCCTGGGCTAATCGGTTCACTTATGGTCGGTACTGCTTTTGCCAAAGGATTGTCTTTAGGATTGAAGATTCCTATGATAACGGTCAATCACATGAGAGCGCACGTATTGGCGCATTTCATTGAAGACCCTAAACCGAATTTTCCTTTTTTATGTTTAACTGTTTCTGGAGGACACACGCAGATAGTGCGGATAAATTCACCAATGGATATGCAAGTAGTGGGCGAAACACTCGACGATGCAGCAGGTGAGGCGTTTGACAAAACCGCAAAAATCATGGGACTTCCTTATCCTGGTGGTCCTTTGGTGGACAAATATGCAAAATTGGGCAATCCAAAAGCCTATACATTTCCACAACCCAAATCAAAAGGCGGCTTTAATTTTAGTTTCAGTGGTTTGAAAACGGCAATACTGTACTTTTTGCAGCGAGAAATGGCACTAAACGAACATTTTATTGAAGAAAACCTGCATGATATTTGCGCTTCGGTACAATATACGATTGTCACCATTTTGTTGAAACAGTTGGAGAAAGCTGCAAAACATTTCCGCATCACCGAAATCGCCATTGCAGGAGGCGTTTCTGCCAATTCTGAACTGCGAAGCCGTTTTGAGGAATTGGGAAAACGCAAAGGTTGGAATACCTATATTCCTCAGTTTCAATACTGCACTGACAATGCTGGAATGATTGCGATGACAGCGCATTATCAGTATCTTGAGGGAGATTTTGCAGAACAGTCGGTTGTGCCGATGGCAAGGTTTGGGATTTGA